The Fundidesulfovibrio putealis DSM 16056 genome includes a window with the following:
- a CDS encoding chemotaxis protein CheA — protein sequence MSQDFMDPELFADFIVEAKEHLETIEPNLLELEKNPDNLGLLNEIFRPMHSLKGASGFLGLNHINGLAHRAENILDELRKGKIAVTAAIMDVILSATDALRTMIDNLETQGYEGEVETASIIHRIEAILAGEDMSEPVVASASAVESVPAVETPPLEDAILDVEQIETFGQPDHEASAPVATTAQEDSVTAKKTTPTGENRAFIMPPVVETGAAYGLQAIGEGHLTDFLEEAQELIESLNAGLLELEKDPETGGDLVNDIFRYFHNLKGNSGIIGHKELNALTHEAETLLNKVRKGEMASTPRMIDLLLGTVDMMETLVGKIDAKQNNAIPVDISFLVEKLQQAVATGDVDFSDMVAPVTEEAPASAEPEPVSAEPQAEAPAEPAVETPPTPPKPKETPQETAPPVGDSGLDAEDIEIFEQTTAQQMDNIHLALKELAKDGTNKEYIDGLYRSLDTLRNSTGYMGFADLKVYAERTAGMVDQARKSGLDFELMLDILGQECGIISDMLKKALASLKGGDAKPAPAQPAAAPQPKAEVAVEEPKPEAAPAPKAKPAKPEKAPEPAPAKTEPKAAPKPEAKPTPPAEPKPVPAPVAPKPETKPAPKPEAKPAPAPAAPAGQGQPAGGPKVSSTIRVDHEKLDHLMNLIGELIINRNRYALLARSLEEGKLEVQEIAQQLTETTYAMARLSDDLQDTIMKVRMVPVSSVFSRFPRLVRDLSRKSGKEVELVMEGEETELDKSVVEVIGDPLVHLIRNSVDHGLETEEARVAAGKSPIGKVYLRAYHRGNSVAIEVEDEGKGIDPAKMREVGIRKGLVTPEEAKAMDDRDALELIFMPGFSSAETITDISGRGVGMDVVRTNIKNLKGTVSVTSEVGKGTKFTMALPLTLAIIDALMVMVGNQTYAIPLDAVSETTKIEVKRMTEVNKRKAVTLRGEVLGIIELREILEIPAEPDEEQKEIVSMVILQDNDRRLGVIVDKLLERQEVVIKPLGSYLSDFDMRGLSGATIMGDGSVVLILDPHEIYLMSTSQRGSSSM from the coding sequence ATGAGTCAGGATTTCATGGATCCCGAACTCTTCGCCGATTTTATCGTCGAAGCGAAGGAACATCTGGAAACCATCGAGCCCAACCTGTTGGAGCTCGAAAAAAACCCGGACAATCTCGGCTTGTTGAACGAGATTTTCCGCCCCATGCACTCGCTTAAGGGGGCATCGGGATTTCTCGGCCTGAATCACATCAATGGCCTGGCTCACAGAGCCGAAAACATCTTGGACGAGTTGCGCAAGGGCAAGATCGCGGTCACGGCGGCCATCATGGACGTCATCCTCTCGGCTACCGACGCCTTGCGCACAATGATCGACAACCTGGAAACCCAGGGATACGAGGGCGAAGTCGAAACCGCCTCCATCATCCACCGAATCGAAGCCATCCTGGCCGGCGAGGACATGTCCGAACCGGTTGTCGCCTCTGCCTCCGCCGTGGAATCGGTTCCCGCTGTCGAGACTCCACCCCTGGAAGATGCGATTCTCGACGTGGAGCAGATCGAAACCTTCGGACAGCCCGATCACGAAGCCTCCGCACCTGTCGCCACCACTGCCCAGGAGGACTCCGTGACCGCGAAGAAGACGACCCCAACGGGTGAAAATCGCGCGTTCATCATGCCTCCTGTGGTCGAAACTGGGGCCGCCTACGGCTTGCAGGCCATCGGAGAAGGGCACCTGACCGATTTCCTGGAGGAAGCGCAGGAGCTTATCGAAAGCCTGAACGCCGGACTCCTTGAACTCGAGAAAGATCCGGAAACCGGCGGCGATCTGGTCAACGACATTTTCCGTTACTTCCACAACCTCAAGGGCAACTCCGGCATCATCGGCCACAAGGAACTGAACGCCCTGACGCACGAGGCGGAAACCCTCCTCAACAAGGTGCGCAAAGGGGAGATGGCGTCCACCCCCCGCATGATCGACCTGCTGCTTGGCACGGTGGACATGATGGAAACCCTGGTCGGCAAGATCGACGCCAAGCAGAACAACGCCATCCCCGTGGACATCTCCTTCCTGGTGGAAAAGCTGCAGCAGGCCGTAGCCACCGGCGACGTGGATTTCAGCGATATGGTCGCGCCCGTGACGGAAGAGGCTCCTGCGTCTGCCGAGCCCGAGCCTGTATCCGCCGAGCCGCAAGCCGAGGCTCCTGCGGAACCTGCGGTCGAAACACCGCCCACGCCGCCCAAGCCGAAAGAGACTCCCCAGGAGACCGCACCCCCAGTCGGCGACTCCGGCCTGGACGCCGAAGATATCGAGATTTTCGAGCAGACCACTGCCCAGCAGATGGACAACATCCATCTGGCCCTGAAGGAACTCGCCAAGGACGGAACCAACAAGGAATACATCGACGGCCTGTACCGTTCGCTGGACACCCTGAGAAATTCCACCGGCTACATGGGCTTTGCCGACCTGAAGGTCTACGCGGAACGCACTGCGGGCATGGTGGACCAGGCCCGCAAGTCCGGCCTGGACTTCGAGCTGATGCTGGACATCCTGGGCCAGGAATGCGGCATCATCTCAGACATGCTGAAGAAGGCCCTGGCGAGCCTCAAGGGCGGCGATGCCAAGCCCGCCCCCGCGCAACCTGCCGCTGCCCCGCAGCCCAAGGCCGAAGTTGCCGTGGAGGAACCCAAGCCTGAAGCTGCGCCAGCGCCCAAAGCCAAACCCGCCAAGCCGGAAAAGGCCCCCGAGCCTGCTCCCGCCAAGACGGAGCCGAAAGCTGCTCCCAAACCGGAAGCCAAGCCCACGCCCCCGGCTGAGCCGAAGCCGGTGCCCGCTCCGGTCGCCCCCAAACCGGAAACCAAGCCTGCTCCCAAGCCCGAAGCCAAACCCGCCCCCGCACCGGCAGCCCCGGCAGGGCAGGGACAGCCTGCGGGCGGACCGAAAGTCTCCTCCACCATCCGCGTGGATCATGAGAAGCTGGACCACCTGATGAACCTCATCGGCGAGCTCATCATCAACCGAAATCGGTATGCCCTGCTGGCCAGATCCCTGGAGGAGGGCAAGCTCGAGGTCCAGGAAATCGCCCAGCAGCTCACCGAGACCACCTACGCAATGGCCCGGTTGTCAGACGACCTTCAGGACACCATCATGAAGGTACGCATGGTGCCGGTGTCCTCGGTGTTCTCGCGCTTCCCGCGCCTGGTGCGCGACCTGTCGCGCAAGTCGGGCAAGGAAGTCGAGCTGGTGATGGAAGGTGAGGAGACCGAGCTGGACAAATCCGTGGTGGAGGTCATCGGCGACCCGCTGGTGCACCTGATCCGAAACAGCGTGGACCACGGCCTCGAGACAGAGGAAGCGCGCGTGGCGGCGGGCAAGAGCCCCATCGGCAAGGTGTACCTGCGCGCCTACCACAGGGGAAACTCCGTGGCCATCGAGGTAGAGGACGAGGGCAAGGGCATCGATCCGGCCAAGATGCGCGAGGTGGGCATCCGCAAGGGGCTGGTCACGCCGGAAGAGGCCAAGGCCATGGACGACCGCGACGCCCTGGAATTGATCTTCATGCCGGGATTCTCCTCGGCGGAGACCATCACCGACATCTCCGGGCGAGGCGTGGGCATGGACGTGGTGCGCACCAACATCAAGAACCTCAAGGGTACGGTGAGCGTCACCAGCGAAGTGGGCAAGGGGACCAAGTTCACCATGGCCCTGCCGCTGACCCTGGCCATCATCGACGCCCTGATGGTCATGGTGGGCAACCAGACCTATGCCATCCCCCTGGATGCAGTGTCCGAGACCACCAAGATCGAGGTCAAGCGCATGACCGAGGTCAACAAGCGCAAGGCCGTGACGCTTCGCGGCGAGGTGCTGGGCATAATCGAGCTGCGCGAGATCCTGGAGATTCCCGCCGAACCTGACGAGGAAC
- a CDS encoding response regulator yields the protein MSKTILIVDDSKTVRNLVAFIMKKEGFKVVTAEDGLDGLEKLYSAEKIDLIVSDINMPRMDGFTFIKSVREQEAYRDIPIVVLSTEGQEKDIQAGMSIGANLYMVKPAQPDKMVKNIKMLLG from the coding sequence ATGTCCAAGACGATTCTGATCGTTGACGATTCCAAAACGGTCCGCAACCTCGTGGCCTTCATCATGAAAAAGGAAGGCTTCAAGGTTGTCACGGCTGAAGACGGCCTGGACGGCCTGGAGAAACTGTATTCCGCCGAGAAGATCGACCTGATCGTCTCCGACATAAACATGCCCCGGATGGACGGGTTCACGTTCATCAAGAGCGTGCGCGAACAGGAAGCCTACAGGGACATCCCCATCGTGGTCCTCTCCACTGAGGGCCAGGAGAAGGATATCCAGGCCGGCATGTCCATCGGCGCCAATTTGTACATGGTCAAACCGGCGCAGCCGGACAAGATGGTCAAGAACATCAAGATGCTCCTTGGCTAG
- a CDS encoding chemotaxis protein CheW, producing the protein MKNLENYFEQDVALPETGASAKDLTGSERAFLEKYVGAGWENTPAGKALERPVRVEQVIGGGLDAVTPDAAPTGQPQDNAAPAVLSGDALEASLMAEEELRLVSFHVSDQVFAVPIMLVQEVLRAVPATKLPAAPPFLAGVTNLRGRVTPLVDLARLLGIPVGQDHEDKFLIVCRVHDMQIGLLVRAIDTMYKAPRGDIEWNIEAQVGVSADLMAGLLKADDRLIKILSVNRLFQKVLKS; encoded by the coding sequence ATGAAGAATCTTGAAAATTATTTCGAGCAGGACGTGGCTCTGCCGGAAACGGGAGCTTCCGCCAAGGACCTTACCGGCTCCGAGCGGGCTTTCCTGGAAAAATACGTGGGTGCGGGCTGGGAGAACACCCCGGCGGGCAAGGCGCTGGAACGCCCCGTGCGCGTTGAGCAGGTGATCGGAGGAGGCCTCGACGCCGTGACGCCGGACGCGGCCCCGACCGGGCAGCCCCAGGACAACGCCGCTCCCGCCGTGTTGTCCGGAGACGCGTTGGAAGCCTCGCTCATGGCCGAGGAAGAATTGCGCCTGGTCAGCTTCCATGTTTCCGACCAGGTGTTTGCGGTGCCCATAATGCTGGTTCAGGAGGTGCTGCGGGCTGTTCCCGCCACCAAACTGCCTGCCGCGCCGCCGTTTCTTGCCGGAGTGACCAACCTACGGGGCAGGGTGACGCCCCTGGTTGATCTGGCGCGCTTGCTTGGCATTCCCGTCGGCCAGGACCACGAGGACAAGTTCCTCATAGTCTGCCGGGTTCACGATATGCAGATAGGCCTGCTGGTGCGGGCCATCGACACAATGTACAAAGCCCCGCGAGGGGACATCGAGTGGAACATCGAAGCCCAGGTCGGAGTGAGCGCCGACCTTATGGCAGGTCTTTTGAAGGCCGACGACAGGTTGATAAAGATACTCTCAGTCAACCGTCTGTTCCAGAAAGTGCTCAAGAGCTAG
- a CDS encoding ParA family protein, with the protein MSVRVVAIANQKGGVGKTTTALSLGAALARLGKRVLLMDLDPHGCASVHLGYFPENVTVSAYDLLLKGTYDASLWKQAVFPALEGKMDVVASNVRLTELDIDLKARENKGVLLKELLEQAAGDYDYVILDCPPNMGVLLVNAMVASDMLIIPIQTDFLALHGLRLIFDSIRLLNKVLAKPVAWKALATMFDRRAGACRRVLELLRNKLGGKMFDTVVGMDTQFREASARGLVIYDVAPDSRGAREYMALAKEILAA; encoded by the coding sequence GTGTCTGTAAGAGTTGTGGCCATCGCCAACCAGAAGGGCGGCGTGGGCAAGACGACCACTGCGCTTTCGCTTGGTGCGGCCCTGGCCAGACTTGGCAAGCGCGTGTTGCTGATGGATCTGGACCCCCATGGATGCGCCTCGGTGCATCTGGGATATTTTCCGGAGAATGTGACTGTCTCCGCGTACGATCTGCTTCTGAAAGGCACGTACGATGCGTCGCTTTGGAAGCAGGCCGTCTTTCCGGCCCTTGAAGGCAAAATGGATGTAGTGGCCAGCAACGTCAGGCTGACGGAGCTGGATATAGACCTGAAGGCGCGCGAGAACAAAGGCGTGCTGTTGAAGGAGCTTCTGGAGCAGGCGGCGGGTGACTACGACTACGTCATCCTGGACTGTCCGCCCAACATGGGAGTGCTGCTGGTGAACGCGATGGTGGCCTCGGACATGCTCATCATCCCCATCCAGACGGACTTTCTGGCGCTGCACGGCCTGCGGCTGATCTTTGACTCCATCCGGCTCTTGAACAAGGTGCTCGCGAAGCCCGTGGCCTGGAAGGCGCTGGCCACCATGTTCGACCGCAGGGCAGGAGCCTGCCGCCGGGTGCTGGAACTGCTCAGGAACAAGCTGGGGGGCAAGATGTTCGACACCGTGGTCGGCATGGACACCCAGTTTCGCGAGGCCAGCGCTCGAGGGCTGGTGATTTACGATGTCGCTCCCGACTCGCGCGGGGCCAGGGAGTATATGGCTCTCGCAAAGGAAATACTGGCTGCATGA
- a CDS encoding CheR family methyltransferase, producing MSSLFSKTISLRKELKIADSEFVQLRDYIYQQSGIYIADNRKYLLENRLANRLKELNLKSFAEYYHFLQYDPSKRLELNRLFEVVTTNETSFYRNPPQLAVFQNNVVSEVIEKQRKLGARKLRIWSAGCSTGEEPYTIAIILHEVLKSEIASWDIKITANDLSEAVLTSARRGVYNDYTLRTTPKEIVAKYFTQEEDKFKVKPEVKRLVNFGQINLSDKAMLKRVDRSQIVFCRNVIIYFDDEMKKNVIGSFYDNLMPGGFMLIGHSESLHNISRAFKPKHYPGAIVYLKEG from the coding sequence ATGTCCTCGCTTTTTTCAAAGACCATATCCCTGCGCAAAGAACTCAAAATCGCGGATTCCGAGTTCGTGCAACTGCGGGACTACATCTACCAGCAGTCCGGCATTTACATCGCGGACAACCGCAAGTACCTGCTGGAGAACAGGCTGGCCAACAGGCTCAAGGAGCTGAACCTCAAGAGCTTTGCCGAGTACTACCACTTTCTTCAGTACGACCCGAGCAAACGCCTGGAGTTGAACCGCCTTTTCGAAGTGGTCACCACCAACGAGACCAGCTTCTATCGCAACCCGCCTCAGCTGGCTGTATTTCAGAACAACGTGGTGAGCGAGGTGATAGAAAAGCAGCGCAAGCTGGGCGCCAGGAAACTGCGCATCTGGTCGGCCGGGTGCTCCACTGGCGAGGAACCCTACACCATCGCCATCATCCTGCATGAGGTTCTCAAATCCGAGATCGCCTCCTGGGACATAAAGATCACTGCCAACGACCTGTCCGAAGCGGTGCTGACCTCGGCACGGCGCGGCGTCTACAACGACTACACCCTGCGGACCACCCCCAAGGAAATCGTCGCCAAGTACTTCACTCAAGAGGAAGACAAGTTCAAGGTGAAGCCGGAAGTCAAACGTCTGGTGAATTTCGGCCAGATAAACTTGAGCGACAAGGCGATGCTCAAACGCGTCGACCGTTCACAGATAGTTTTCTGCCGCAACGTCATCATCTACTTCGATGATGAGATGAAGAAGAACGTCATCGGTTCCTTCTACGACAATCTTATGCCCGGCGGATTCATGCTGATCGGCCATTCCGAGTCGTTGCACAACATTTCCCGAGCGTTCAAGCCCAAGCACTACCCGGGAGCCATCGTCTACCTCAAGGAAGGTTAA
- a CDS encoding HEAT repeat domain-containing protein: MGEHDELLSQLQSGDVELEREAAFAAGAARVEEAVPLLARLVQSQNLGVQEAADRALRQIGGASVVRAVAPLLRSDDPPARNIAMDVMREVGHQDFSTLVALLHDQDPDMRIFASDILGSTDTLQAVAPLCDALLKDPEVNVRYQAAVSLGALGKPEAATCLNQALADDEWVQFAVIESLAKIRDESSVSALVGALGKSTDLVASMIVDALGEIGNIKAVSMLIKRLDESPTALRNKICKAVVRILGGKSLALLSEKQRAQFGEYLLAALTDEDVEIQDAAMHGLAFVGVEHASQAVLNLAATLDPDRDQDRLELAVHSLSAMGLDPALQNALTVGDHARAMVAVEAMARIGGSEVSEILRNAFWNCDRDVQREIIARALLKVGGAESIDFFQDVLSRHDDGTVIKGALAFLGQKMRVGKAADAIFALLQHPYDDVKEAALDACIALGDSVMNDRFRAMTQSGEPLDRLMAVYALGKIDPEGNLEVLKAALEDEIADIRKVALEAVATLCSPGGDGMDLLVSRLSDESREVRLAVVEQIGQHCSLGGGTKYLIQALNDSDDWVKIRAMEALAMRSAKEAIPDLVGLLDSPNKLVALKVIETMGDIGGKVSFRALLEILNAEDQELAEAAEAAISKIQEEHGEDN, from the coding sequence ATGGGTGAGCACGACGAACTGTTGAGCCAGCTTCAGTCCGGTGATGTGGAACTAGAACGCGAAGCCGCTTTCGCCGCCGGGGCTGCCAGGGTCGAGGAAGCCGTGCCGCTCCTGGCAAGGCTGGTGCAGAGCCAGAACCTCGGAGTCCAGGAGGCTGCCGACCGAGCCCTGCGCCAGATAGGCGGAGCCTCCGTGGTGCGTGCCGTCGCGCCGCTCCTGCGCTCTGACGACCCCCCGGCCAGAAACATCGCCATGGACGTCATGCGCGAGGTGGGCCACCAGGACTTCTCCACCCTGGTTGCGCTTCTTCACGACCAGGACCCGGACATGCGCATTTTCGCCTCGGACATTCTCGGCTCCACCGACACGCTCCAGGCGGTCGCCCCCTTGTGCGACGCCCTGCTCAAGGACCCCGAGGTAAACGTCCGCTATCAGGCCGCCGTGAGCCTGGGGGCGCTTGGCAAGCCTGAGGCGGCCACGTGCCTCAACCAGGCGTTGGCCGACGACGAATGGGTGCAGTTCGCTGTGATCGAGTCCCTGGCCAAGATACGCGACGAATCCTCAGTGAGCGCCCTGGTGGGAGCCCTGGGCAAGTCCACAGACCTGGTGGCCTCCATGATCGTGGACGCCCTGGGCGAAATCGGCAACATCAAAGCCGTTTCCATGCTCATCAAGCGCCTTGACGAATCGCCCACGGCGCTTCGCAACAAGATCTGCAAGGCGGTCGTGCGCATCCTGGGCGGCAAATCCCTTGCCCTTCTCTCCGAGAAACAGCGGGCGCAGTTCGGCGAGTACCTGCTGGCCGCGCTGACTGACGAGGACGTCGAGATCCAGGACGCAGCCATGCACGGGCTGGCCTTCGTGGGAGTGGAGCATGCGAGCCAGGCCGTCCTGAATCTGGCGGCCACCCTGGACCCGGACCGCGACCAGGACCGCCTGGAGCTGGCCGTTCATTCCCTGAGCGCCATGGGGCTCGACCCCGCCCTGCAGAACGCCCTGACCGTCGGCGACCACGCGCGGGCCATGGTGGCCGTGGAGGCAATGGCGCGCATCGGCGGGAGCGAGGTCTCCGAGATACTCCGGAACGCCTTCTGGAACTGCGACAGGGACGTGCAGCGGGAAATAATCGCCCGCGCACTCCTGAAAGTCGGGGGGGCGGAATCCATCGACTTTTTCCAGGACGTCCTGTCCAGGCATGACGACGGCACCGTCATCAAGGGCGCGCTCGCCTTCCTGGGCCAGAAGATGCGGGTGGGCAAGGCGGCGGACGCCATCTTCGCACTTCTCCAGCATCCTTACGACGACGTAAAGGAAGCTGCGCTGGACGCCTGCATCGCCCTGGGCGACTCCGTCATGAACGACCGCTTCCGCGCCATGACCCAGTCCGGCGAGCCGCTGGACCGGCTCATGGCCGTCTACGCGCTCGGCAAGATTGATCCCGAAGGCAACCTCGAGGTGCTCAAGGCCGCGCTTGAAGATGAGATTGCGGACATCCGCAAAGTCGCCCTGGAAGCCGTGGCAACCCTGTGCTCCCCAGGAGGGGACGGCATGGATCTGCTGGTATCGAGGCTGTCCGACGAATCCCGCGAGGTCAGGCTGGCGGTGGTGGAACAGATCGGGCAGCACTGCTCCCTCGGAGGAGGCACGAAATACCTCATCCAGGCTTTGAACGATTCCGACGACTGGGTCAAAATCCGCGCCATGGAAGCTTTGGCCATGCGCAGCGCGAAAGAGGCCATCCCGGATCTGGTGGGCCTATTGGACAGCCCCAACAAGCTCGTCGCCTTGAAGGTCATCGAGACCATGGGCGACATCGGCGGCAAAGTCTCCTTCCGGGCGCTCCTGGAAATCCTCAATGCCGAGGATCAGGAGCTTGCGGAAGCGGCTGAAGCAGCCATTTCCAAAATTCAAGAAGAGCACGGAGAGGATAACTAA
- a CDS encoding protein-glutamate methylesterase/protein-glutamine glutaminase, whose translation MISVVVVDDSAFMRKALSSMLEKDPEIKVVATARDGQEGLDLIRKHNPDVITLDIEMPRMDGLTALKHIMMEMPKPVLMVSSLTVEGAEATLKAMELGAVDFIPKQLSKVSLDIVKIELDLQAKVKQIARRKFRPPILARKPCIPSSSSPCPPGETEARREIVRPSGSLVRDLVAIGVSTGGPPAVQKVLSGLPKDFPAAIVIAQHMPAAFTGPFAKRLDGVCQVNVKEAETGDRLMPGHVFIAPGGKHLKLHQKVSRVEIEITTDPVEALYKPSANVLVASAAEAVGRRALGVILTGMGSDGMEGVKVLKQKGGRALAQSDASCVVYGMPKAIVDAGLADEIVDIEEMAQAIMANLYK comes from the coding sequence GTGATCAGTGTTGTTGTCGTTGATGATTCGGCCTTCATGCGCAAGGCGCTCTCGTCCATGCTCGAGAAGGATCCTGAGATCAAGGTCGTGGCTACGGCCAGAGACGGCCAGGAAGGCCTTGACCTCATCCGCAAGCATAATCCAGACGTGATCACCCTGGACATCGAAATGCCGCGGATGGACGGCCTGACGGCCCTCAAGCACATCATGATGGAGATGCCCAAGCCCGTGCTCATGGTCAGCTCCCTCACTGTGGAAGGCGCGGAGGCCACGCTCAAGGCCATGGAGCTGGGCGCGGTTGACTTCATCCCCAAGCAGCTCTCCAAGGTGTCGCTGGACATCGTCAAGATCGAGCTGGATCTCCAGGCCAAGGTGAAGCAGATCGCCCGGCGCAAATTCCGGCCTCCCATTCTTGCCCGCAAGCCCTGCATCCCTTCGTCTTCCTCCCCGTGCCCACCCGGAGAAACCGAGGCCAGGCGGGAAATCGTCCGGCCTTCCGGCTCCCTGGTGCGCGATCTGGTGGCAATCGGCGTTTCCACGGGCGGCCCCCCGGCCGTCCAGAAGGTCCTTTCCGGCCTTCCCAAGGATTTTCCCGCCGCCATCGTCATCGCCCAGCACATGCCCGCCGCGTTCACCGGGCCGTTCGCCAAGCGCCTGGACGGCGTCTGCCAGGTGAACGTCAAGGAGGCCGAAACCGGCGACCGGCTCATGCCCGGCCACGTGTTCATCGCCCCTGGCGGCAAACACCTGAAGCTGCACCAGAAAGTAAGCCGCGTGGAGATCGAAATCACCACGGATCCGGTGGAGGCCCTCTACAAGCCTTCGGCCAACGTGCTGGTGGCTTCCGCAGCCGAGGCAGTGGGCAGGCGGGCTCTCGGTGTCATCCTGACCGGCATGGGCTCCGACGGCATGGAAGGCGTCAAGGTGCTCAAGCAGAAAGGGGGCCGGGCGCTGGCCCAGTCGGACGCCTCCTGCGTCGTGTACGGCATGCCCAAGGCAATCGTGGACGCAGGGCTGGCTGATGAGATAGTGGACATAGAAGAGATGGCGCAGGCCATCATGGCCAATTTGTACAAATGA
- a CDS encoding RelA/SpoT family protein encodes MIRINEIMDKVSPYMDQAGQDLITKAYVYSAAAHAGQVRLSGEPYLSHPLEVANILAEMRLDAPSIAAGLLHDTVEDTIATIDEIEEQFSEEVADIVDGVTKISLMSFESKEEAQAENIRKMVLAMAEDIRVILVKLADRLHNMRTMDFQKPMKRQLISQETMDIYAPLANRLGLHRLKVELEDLSFKHLKPDIYDQLRQGVDEHEVLDETYIEKVIEIIRNLMDEHGIKGRVLGRKKHLWSVHNKMKAQGLALDEVHDIVAFRIIVGSLKDCYAVLGLAHSVWKPVHGRFKDYISMPKANMYQSLHTTVIGPDGERIEIQIRTEEMNQLAEYGVAAHWAYKERSKAGKMAARDAERFTWLRQIMDWQREATDSKEFMHSLRYDLFQEEVYVFTPKGDVKEMPEGATPVDFAYAIHTEVGSHCTGAKVNGKLVPLSTPLKNGDAVEIITDKNRKPSKDWLKFVKTAKARTRIKHWVKTQEREEAIALGKELLEKEGRKHGLSVARLTKEDAFAPVLAEYNFPGMDELLVAIGYSKLTPRRVLRAFLPKPEASAKTEGQTAEAQAAQAAHAAEAAKGKVGESIRIKGVDNVLVNFAGCCTPLPGEPVIGYISRGRGVIVHTHDCPNLASLEPERLLQVSWEGQEDKPYPAKIAILARNKKGVLAKISAILSDDGVNIDSGTFNSSVDGRTEIVFTVEVKDSGHLYRTIDHLQKLPEVIEVKRNVDETMR; translated from the coding sequence ATGATCCGCATCAACGAAATCATGGACAAGGTCTCGCCCTACATGGACCAGGCCGGGCAGGACCTCATCACCAAGGCCTATGTGTATTCTGCGGCCGCGCACGCCGGACAGGTGCGCCTTTCGGGCGAACCCTATCTCTCGCACCCCCTTGAGGTTGCCAACATCCTGGCGGAAATGCGCCTGGACGCTCCCAGCATCGCGGCGGGACTGCTCCACGACACCGTGGAAGACACCATCGCCACCATCGACGAGATCGAGGAGCAGTTCAGCGAGGAAGTGGCCGACATCGTGGATGGCGTCACCAAGATAAGCCTCATGTCCTTCGAGTCCAAGGAGGAGGCCCAGGCCGAGAACATCCGCAAGATGGTGCTGGCCATGGCCGAGGACATCCGGGTCATCCTGGTGAAACTGGCGGACAGGCTGCACAACATGCGCACCATGGACTTCCAGAAACCCATGAAGCGCCAGCTCATCAGCCAGGAGACCATGGACATCTATGCGCCCCTGGCCAACCGCCTGGGCCTGCACAGACTTAAAGTGGAACTTGAGGATCTGTCCTTCAAGCACCTGAAGCCGGACATCTACGACCAGCTGCGCCAGGGCGTGGACGAGCATGAAGTCCTGGACGAGACCTACATCGAGAAGGTCATTGAGATCATCCGGAACCTCATGGACGAGCATGGCATCAAGGGCAGGGTGCTCGGGCGCAAGAAGCACCTGTGGAGCGTGCACAACAAGATGAAGGCCCAGGGACTGGCCCTGGACGAGGTGCACGATATCGTGGCCTTCCGCATCATCGTGGGCAGCCTCAAGGACTGCTATGCGGTGTTGGGCCTGGCGCACTCGGTCTGGAAGCCGGTGCACGGGCGCTTCAAGGACTACATCTCCATGCCCAAGGCCAACATGTACCAGAGCCTGCACACCACGGTGATAGGCCCGGACGGCGAGCGCATCGAGATACAGATCCGCACCGAGGAGATGAACCAGCTGGCCGAGTACGGCGTGGCCGCCCACTGGGCCTACAAGGAGCGCAGCAAGGCCGGGAAGATGGCCGCGCGCGACGCCGAGCGCTTCACCTGGCTTAGGCAGATCATGGACTGGCAGCGCGAGGCCACGGACTCAAAGGAGTTCATGCACTCGCTACGCTACGATCTGTTCCAGGAGGAGGTGTACGTCTTCACCCCCAAGGGCGACGTGAAGGAGATGCCCGAGGGGGCCACCCCCGTGGACTTCGCCTACGCAATCCATACGGAGGTGGGCAGCCACTGCACCGGGGCCAAAGTCAACGGCAAGCTGGTGCCGCTCTCCACGCCGCTGAAAAACGGCGACGCCGTGGAGATCATCACCGACAAGAACCGCAAGCCCAGCAAGGACTGGCTCAAGTTCGTCAAGACCGCCAAGGCGCGCACCCGCATCAAGCACTGGGTGAAGACCCAGGAGCGCGAGGAGGCCATAGCCCTGGGCAAGGAACTCCTGGAAAAGGAGGGCCGCAAACACGGGCTCAGCGTGGCGCGCCTGACCAAGGAGGACGCCTTCGCCCCGGTGCTGGCCGAGTACAACTTCCCCGGCATGGACGAACTGCTGGTGGCCATCGGCTACTCCAAGCTGACCCCGAGGCGCGTGCTGCGCGCCTTCCTGCCCAAGCCGGAGGCTTCCGCCAAGACCGAAGGCCAGACCGCCGAGGCGCAGGCGGCCCAGGCCGCCCATGCGGCGGAAGCGGCCAAGGGCAAGGTGGGGGAATCCATCCGCATCAAGGGCGTGGACAACGTGCTGGTAAACTTCGCGGGCTGCTGCACGCCGCTGCCGGGCGAACCGGTGATCGGCTACATCAGCCGGGGCCGGGGCGTGATCGTGCACACCCACGACTGCCCGAACCTCGCGAGCCTTGAGCCCGAAAGGCTGCTGCAAGTCTCCTGGGAAGGGCAGGAGGACAAACCGTATCCGGCCAAGATCGCCATTCTGGCCCGCAACAAGAAAGGCGTGCTGGCCAAGATCTCCGCAATTCTCTCCGACGATGGCGTGAACATCGACTCCGGCACCTTCAATTCCAGCGTGGACGGACGCACGGAGATCGTTTTCACGGTCGAAGTGAAAGACTCCGGGCATCTCTACCGCACTATTGACCACCTGCAGAAGCTTCCCGAGGTCATCGAGGTGAAGCGCAACGTGGACGAGACAATGAGGTAG